One genomic segment of Manis pentadactyla isolate mManPen7 chromosome 1, mManPen7.hap1, whole genome shotgun sequence includes these proteins:
- the KLHDC8B gene encoding kelch domain-containing protein 8B isoform X2 yields MAAGGGRAFAWQVLPPMPTCRVYGTVACQDGHLLVLGGCGRAGLPLDTAETLDMSSHTWLALAPLPTARAGAAAVALGKQVLVVGGVDEGQSPVAAVEAFLADEGRWERRASLPQAAMGVATVERGGRQGKLPVTAFEAFDLEARTWTRHPSLPSRRAFAGCTMAEGSVFSLGGLQQPGPHNFYSRPHFVNTVEVFDLEHGSWTKLPRSLRMREKRADFVVGSLGGHVVAIGGLGNQPCPLGSVEGFSLARQRWEALPAMPTARCSCSSLQAGPRLFVIGGVAQGPSQAVEALCLRDGV; encoded by the exons ATGGCCGCAGGAGGCGGCCGGGCCTTCGCCTGGCAGGTGCTTCCCCCCATGCCCACCTGCCGGGTCTATGGCACAGTGGCATGCCAGGACGGGCACCTGCTAGTGCTGGGGGGTTGCGGCCGGGCTGGGCTGCCCTTGGACACCGCTGAGACACTGGACATGAGCTCCCACACATGGCTGGCACTGGCGCCCCTGCCCACTGCCCGggctggtgcagctgctgtggcaCTGGGCAAGCAGGTGCTCGTGGTGGGCGGTGTGGATGAAGGCCAGagtcctgtggctgctgtggaGGCCTTCCTGGCTGATGAGGGCCGCTGGGAGCGTCGGGCTTCCCTCCCTCAGGCAGCCATGGGGGTTGCGACTGTGGAGAGAG GGGGCCGCCAGGGCAAGCTTCCGGTGACTGCTTTCGAGGCTTTTGATCTGGAGGCCCGCACCTGGACACGGCACCCGAGCCTGCCCAGCCGCCGGGCCTTTGCTGGCTGCACCATGGCCGAAGGCAGTGTCTTTAGCCTGGGTGGCCTGCAGCAGCCTGGGCCCCACAATTTCTACTCCCGGCCACACTTTGTCAACACTGTGGAGGTGTTCGACCTGGAGCACG GGTCCTGGACCAAGCTGCCCCGCAGCCTGCGCATGAGAGAGAAGAGGGCCGACTTCGTGGTTGGCTCCCTCGGGGGCCACGTCGTGGCCATTGGGGGCCTTG GAAACCAGCCATGCCCCCTGGGCTCCGTGGAGGGCTTCAGCCTTGCACGGCAGCGCTGGGAGGCACTGCCTGCCATGCCCACGGCTCGCTGCTCCTGTTCTAGTCTGCAGGCAGGGCCCCGGCTGTTTGTTATCGGGGGTGTGGCCCAGGGTCCCAGCCAAGCTGTGGAGGCACTCTGTCTGCGTGATGGGGTCTGA
- the KLHDC8B gene encoding kelch domain-containing protein 8B isoform X1: MAAGGGRAFAWQVLPPMPTCRVYGTVACQDGHLLVLGGCGRAGLPLDTAETLDMSSHTWLALAPLPTARAGAAAVALGKQVLVVGGVDEGQSPVAAVEAFLADEGRWERRASLPQAAMGVATVERDGMVYALGGMGPDTAPQAQVRMYELRQDCWLSLPSMPTPCYGASTFLHGNKIYVLGGRQGKLPVTAFEAFDLEARTWTRHPSLPSRRAFAGCTMAEGSVFSLGGLQQPGPHNFYSRPHFVNTVEVFDLEHGSWTKLPRSLRMREKRADFVVGSLGGHVVAIGGLGNQPCPLGSVEGFSLARQRWEALPAMPTARCSCSSLQAGPRLFVIGGVAQGPSQAVEALCLRDGV, from the exons ATGGCCGCAGGAGGCGGCCGGGCCTTCGCCTGGCAGGTGCTTCCCCCCATGCCCACCTGCCGGGTCTATGGCACAGTGGCATGCCAGGACGGGCACCTGCTAGTGCTGGGGGGTTGCGGCCGGGCTGGGCTGCCCTTGGACACCGCTGAGACACTGGACATGAGCTCCCACACATGGCTGGCACTGGCGCCCCTGCCCACTGCCCGggctggtgcagctgctgtggcaCTGGGCAAGCAGGTGCTCGTGGTGGGCGGTGTGGATGAAGGCCAGagtcctgtggctgctgtggaGGCCTTCCTGGCTGATGAGGGCCGCTGGGAGCGTCGGGCTTCCCTCCCTCAGGCAGCCATGGGGGTTGCGACTGTGGAGAGAG ATGGTATGGTGTATGCTCTGGGGGGAATGGGCCCCGACACGGCCCCCCAGGCCCAGGTTCGGATGTATGAACTCCGCCAGGACTGCTGGCTTTCGTTACCCTCTATGCCCACACCCTGCTACGGGGCCTCCACCTTCCTGCATGGGAACAAGATCTACGTCCTGG GGGGCCGCCAGGGCAAGCTTCCGGTGACTGCTTTCGAGGCTTTTGATCTGGAGGCCCGCACCTGGACACGGCACCCGAGCCTGCCCAGCCGCCGGGCCTTTGCTGGCTGCACCATGGCCGAAGGCAGTGTCTTTAGCCTGGGTGGCCTGCAGCAGCCTGGGCCCCACAATTTCTACTCCCGGCCACACTTTGTCAACACTGTGGAGGTGTTCGACCTGGAGCACG GGTCCTGGACCAAGCTGCCCCGCAGCCTGCGCATGAGAGAGAAGAGGGCCGACTTCGTGGTTGGCTCCCTCGGGGGCCACGTCGTGGCCATTGGGGGCCTTG GAAACCAGCCATGCCCCCTGGGCTCCGTGGAGGGCTTCAGCCTTGCACGGCAGCGCTGGGAGGCACTGCCTGCCATGCCCACGGCTCGCTGCTCCTGTTCTAGTCTGCAGGCAGGGCCCCGGCTGTTTGTTATCGGGGGTGTGGCCCAGGGTCCCAGCCAAGCTGTGGAGGCACTCTGTCTGCGTGATGGGGTCTGA
- the C1H3orf84 gene encoding LOW QUALITY PROTEIN: uncharacterized protein C3orf84 homolog (The sequence of the model RefSeq protein was modified relative to this genomic sequence to represent the inferred CDS: substituted 1 base at 1 genomic stop codon), translating to MQSALVGSWHSNGFYGHYQGQFRSEGTQEYRLAARPQPLVVFLQRCQESAQQHLFSKMHDNGTSFDRGPCCLLQGIGRRKDLEHLWEXRTFLHWAPCELEPHQQWPLESSYQADFSSGPGLGGFPQRLVHFVRIQAPCASTTYQQNFCQPSRGDHCGSDDALATNTLPDLPGTPGPQLLHYLHAGVSECLNWSRALNKNG from the exons ATGCAAAGTGCTTTAGTGGGCTCTTG GCACAGCAATGGCTTCTACGGGCACTACCAAGGGCAGTTCAGGAGTGAAGGTACTCAAGAGTACCGCCTAGCAGCCAGGCCCCAGCCGCTGGTGGTGTTCCTGCAGCGGTGTCAG GAATCAGCGCAGCAGCACTTGTTCTCCAAAATGCATGACAACGGCACGTCCTTTGACAGG GGCCCCTGCTGTCTGCTGCAGGGCATCGGCAGGCGGAAAGACCTGGAGCACCTCTGGGAGTGACGCACCTTCCTGCACTGGGCACCCTGTGAGCTGGAGCCGCACCAGCAGTGGCCCCTGGAATCCTCCTACCAGGCTGACTTCAGCTCAGGCCCAGGACTCGGTGGCTTCCCCCAGCGCCTCGTCCACTTTGTGCGAATCCAGGCTCCCTGTGCCAGCACCACCTACCAGCAGAACTTCTGCCAGCCATCCCGGGGTGACCACTGTGGCAGTGACGATGCCCTGGCCACCAACACACTGCCTGACCTCCCGGGGACCCCAGGGCCTCAGCTGCTGCATTACCTTCACGCAGGGGTCTCTGAGTGTCTTAACTGGTCCAGAGCATTAAACAAGAATGGCTGA